Proteins from a genomic interval of Maylandia zebra isolate NMK-2024a linkage group LG15, Mzebra_GT3a, whole genome shotgun sequence:
- the LOC101478077 gene encoding microtubule cross-linking factor 3 isoform X1 encodes MKPTVSGAADPSSTAPADNNAGRRRRQHRAPSPATAQEGALKIVPRHPGSSRPPDRARRSGDLGLRDSLSTADRREREPESRGGAAVHPDGAEAELVRPNRADAVEEDPADFPIPTLGSALTRFKGDSTQPLFSGRAYSLKEKERKPAERSGHGERSGHGKRTDVSAACGAGLGLGLWKGRCLQAELIHFHLQKRLKRRGAKMQAKADSTGTSETAVEEPERAAEATEAGSVTQQDQALEEEMERLLEENEDLKCEIEEMRAEMDEMRDTFYEEDTCQLQEMRRELERANKNCRILQYRLRKAERKRLRYAQTGEIDEELLRSLEQDLKVAKDVSVRLHHELEKVEEKRTKTEEENEKLRQKLIEVEVTKQALQNELEKTKESQKRRGSKDVQKSDKKAAQTPTEEDNEDLKCQLAFIKEEAVLMRKKTAKIDKEKDRLEQELQKYRSFYGELDSTHPKGEAGGPPTTRESELKLRLRLVEEEANILGRKIVELEVENRGLRAELDDLRGEGESGGGSGCGATGGPGAGRGLGDDLTELRQQLQLVEDEAELLRRNLADAEEQNKRVTAELNKLRFKAGTHEGGARHGGGGGVTGGAGIDGAKAEALQEELKAARLQINDLSGKVMQLQYENRVLLSNMQRYDLASHLSLRPSPRDSDAESDAGGTTSGRRESDEDSTSSRLLPPHRKREGPVGGESDSDEVRNNNGSSRCLTPTRGLYTPTGPEGAASSALSRFLPGGRCTLRERQQMIDIRVEAERLVRTIDRLIADTAAIISEARVYVSNGDLMFGRSGEEGGEEDGSRIREHELLYRINAQMKAFRKELQAFIDRLEVPKLEDRESEEPLSVTDSTVKAQHLPRLHSHWRKCGQLQHWNLHYHHASPSA; translated from the exons ATGAAGCCGACCGTGAGCGGCGCTGCAGATCCTTCTTCCACAGCACCGGCAGACAACAacgcaggcaggaggaggaggcagcaccGGGCTCCCTCGCCGGCTACAGCCCAGGAGGGGGCATTAAAGATTGTTCCCAGACACCCGGGCAGCTCCAGGCCTCCTGATCGTGCACGGAGAAGCGGGGATCTTGGGTTGAGGGACAGCCTGAGCACCGCAGACAGAAGGGAGAGGGAGCCCGAGAGCCGCGGAGGGGCAGCTGTTCACCCGGATGGTGCTGAAGCTGAGCTTGTCAGACCAAACAGGGCGGATGCTGTCGAGGAAGATCCGGCAGATTTCCCTATACCGACTCTAGGCTCTGCCTTAACCCGCTTTAAAGGTGACTCCACACAGCCTTTGTTTTCCGGCAGAGCTTATTCGctgaaagaaaaggagaggaaGCCAGCTGAGAGAAGCGGACACGGGGAGAGAAGCGGACACGGGAAGAGAACCGACGTGTCCGCGGCCTGTGGAGCGGGCCTCGGTTTGGGTCTGTGGAAAGGGCGATGCTTACAGGCTGAGCTGATTCACTTCCACCTGCAgaagagactcaagaggagggGAGCCAAGATGCAAGCCAAAGCGGACAGCACTGGGACGTCGGAGACCGCCGTGGAAGAGCCGGAGCGGGCTGCAGAGGCGACAGAGGCGGGGTCCGTGACACAGCAGGACCAGGccctggaggaggagatggagaggCTGCTGGAGGAAAACGAAGATCTCAAG TGTGAGATTGAAGAAATGAGGGCTGAGATGGACGAGATGCGAGACACTTTCTATGAAGAAGACACTTGCCAGCTCCAGGAAATGAGGCGTGAGCTAGAGAGAGCCAATAAAAACTGCAGAATCCTGCAGTATCGTCTGCGGAAGGCTGAGAGGAAGAGGCTGCGCTACGCCCAGACAGGAGAGATCGATGAAGAGTTGCTCAGGAGTCTGGAGCAGGACCTAAAG GTAGCAAAGGATGTGTCTGTGAGGCTCCACCATGAGCTGGAAAAAGTGGAGGAGAAACGCACTAAGACGGAGGAGGAGAACGAAAAGCTGAGACAGAAGCTCATAGAGGTGGAAGTGACCAAACAAGCCCTGCAGAATGAACTAGAAAAAACCAAAGAG TCTCAAAAGAGAAGAGGAAGCAAGGACGTCCAGAAGAGTGACAAGAAAGCAGCACAGACTCCCACTGAG GAGGACAATGAGGACCTGAAGTGCCAACTAGCTTTCATCAAAGAGGAGGCTGTGCTTATGAGGAAGAAAACAGCCAAGATTGACAAGGAGAAGGACCGGCTAGAGCAAGAGCTGCAGAAATACCGCTCGTTCTATGGAGAACTTGACAGTACCCACCCAAAAGGGGAGGCTGGGGGGCCACCCACCACGCGTGAGTCAGAGCTGAAGCTACGCCTTCGGCTGGTGGAGGAGGAAGCCAACATCCTCGGGAGAAAGATAGTTGAGTTAGAG GTTGAGAACCGTGGCTTGAGGGCTGAGCTTGATGACCTCCGTGGAGAAGGAGAGAGCGGTGGAGGCTCGGGTTGTGGAGCGACAGGTGGGCCGGGCGCAGGCCGAGGCCTGGGGGATGATCTGACAGAGCTCAGACAACAGCTACAGCTGGTGGAGGACGAGGCAGAGCTCCTGAGGAGAAACCTGGCTGATGCTGAGGAACAGAACAAGAGGGTGACAGCTGAGCTGAACAAGTTACGCTTTAAAGCTGGCACTCATGAAGGAGGTGCCAggcatggaggaggaggaggagttacAGGAGGAGCAGGCATTGATGGAGCAAAGGCAGAAGCCCTCCAGGAGGAGCTGAAAGCTGCAAGACTGCAGATTAATGATCTAAGTGGCAAG GTTATGCAGCTGCAGTATGAGAACCGAGTGCTCCTCTCCAACATGCAACGCTACGATCTGGCTTCTCATCTCTCCCTGCGGCCGAGCCCACGGGACAGCGATGCAGAGAGCGATGCCGGTGGCACGACGAGTGGTCGCCGAGAGAGCGACGAGGACTCCACCTCATCCCGCCTGCTCCCTCCTCACCGCAAACGCGAGGGTCCTGTTGGTGGGGAAAGTGACTCAGATGAGGTGAGAAACAATAACGGCAGCAGTCGCTGCTTGACGCCCACCCGGGGCCTCTACACCCCTACTGGGCCAGAGGGCGCCGCCTCCTCCGCCTTATCCCGCTTCCTGCCTGGTGGCCGGTGCACCCTGCGTGAGCGGCAGCAGATGATAGACATCCGCGTGGAAGCAGAGAGGCTCGTTCGCACCATTGATAGGCTCATCGCCGATACTGCGGCCATCATCTCGGAGGCGAGGGTCTACGTTTCAAATGGCGACTTAATGTTCGGGAGGTCCGGCGAGGAGGGTGGGGAAGAAGATGGGAGCAGAATCAGGGAACATGAGCTGCTATATCGCATTAACGCCCAGATGAAAGCCTTTCGTAAGGAACTGCAGGCCTTCATAGACAGACTGGAAGTGCCGAAGCTAGAGGACAGGGAGTCAGAGGAGCCGCTGTCG GTAACCGACAGCACAGTAAAAGCTCAGCACTTACCGAGGTTGCACTCACATTGGAGGAAGTGTGGCCAGCTTCAGCACTGGAATCTGCATTATCATCACGCATCGCCATCTGCATAA
- the LOC101478077 gene encoding microtubule cross-linking factor 3 isoform X2 — MKPTVSGAADPSSTAPADNNAGRRRRQHRAPSPATAQEGALKIVPRHPGSSRPPDRARRSGDLGLRDSLSTADRREREPESRGGAAVHPDGAEAELVRPNRADAVEEDPADFPIPTLGSALTRFKGDSTQPLFSGRAYSLKEKERKPAERSGHGERSGHGKRTDVSAACGAGLGLGLWKGRCLQAELIHFHLQKRLKRRGAKMQAKADSTGTSETAVEEPERAAEATEAGSVTQQDQALEEEMERLLEENEDLKCEIEEMRAEMDEMRDTFYEEDTCQLQEMRRELERANKNCRILQYRLRKAERKRLRYAQTGEIDEELLRSLEQDLKVAKDVSVRLHHELEKVEEKRTKTEEENEKLRQKLIEVEVTKQALQNELEKTKESQKRRGSKDVQKSDKKAAQTPTEEDNEDLKCQLAFIKEEAVLMRKKTAKIDKEKDRLEQELQKYRSFYGELDSTHPKGEAGGPPTTRESELKLRLRLVEEEANILGRKIVELEVENRGLRAELDDLRGEGESGGGSGCGATGGPGAGRGLGDDLTELRQQLQLVEDEAELLRRNLADAEEQNKRVTAELNKLRFKAGTHEGGARHGGGGGVTGGAGIDGAKAEALQEELKAARLQINDLSGKVMQLQYENRVLLSNMQRYDLASHLSLRPSPRDSDAESDAGGTTSGRRESDEDSTSSRLLPPHRKREGPVGGESDSDEVRNNNGSSRCLTPTRGLYTPTGPEGAASSALSRFLPGGRCTLRERQQMIDIRVEAERLVRTIDRLIADTAAIISEARVYVSNGDLMFGRSGEEGGEEDGSRIREHELLYRINAQMKAFRKELQAFIDRLEVPKLEDRESEEPLSMFQPIILLILILVLFSSLSYATIFKLVFLFTLFFVL; from the exons ATGAAGCCGACCGTGAGCGGCGCTGCAGATCCTTCTTCCACAGCACCGGCAGACAACAacgcaggcaggaggaggaggcagcaccGGGCTCCCTCGCCGGCTACAGCCCAGGAGGGGGCATTAAAGATTGTTCCCAGACACCCGGGCAGCTCCAGGCCTCCTGATCGTGCACGGAGAAGCGGGGATCTTGGGTTGAGGGACAGCCTGAGCACCGCAGACAGAAGGGAGAGGGAGCCCGAGAGCCGCGGAGGGGCAGCTGTTCACCCGGATGGTGCTGAAGCTGAGCTTGTCAGACCAAACAGGGCGGATGCTGTCGAGGAAGATCCGGCAGATTTCCCTATACCGACTCTAGGCTCTGCCTTAACCCGCTTTAAAGGTGACTCCACACAGCCTTTGTTTTCCGGCAGAGCTTATTCGctgaaagaaaaggagaggaaGCCAGCTGAGAGAAGCGGACACGGGGAGAGAAGCGGACACGGGAAGAGAACCGACGTGTCCGCGGCCTGTGGAGCGGGCCTCGGTTTGGGTCTGTGGAAAGGGCGATGCTTACAGGCTGAGCTGATTCACTTCCACCTGCAgaagagactcaagaggagggGAGCCAAGATGCAAGCCAAAGCGGACAGCACTGGGACGTCGGAGACCGCCGTGGAAGAGCCGGAGCGGGCTGCAGAGGCGACAGAGGCGGGGTCCGTGACACAGCAGGACCAGGccctggaggaggagatggagaggCTGCTGGAGGAAAACGAAGATCTCAAG TGTGAGATTGAAGAAATGAGGGCTGAGATGGACGAGATGCGAGACACTTTCTATGAAGAAGACACTTGCCAGCTCCAGGAAATGAGGCGTGAGCTAGAGAGAGCCAATAAAAACTGCAGAATCCTGCAGTATCGTCTGCGGAAGGCTGAGAGGAAGAGGCTGCGCTACGCCCAGACAGGAGAGATCGATGAAGAGTTGCTCAGGAGTCTGGAGCAGGACCTAAAG GTAGCAAAGGATGTGTCTGTGAGGCTCCACCATGAGCTGGAAAAAGTGGAGGAGAAACGCACTAAGACGGAGGAGGAGAACGAAAAGCTGAGACAGAAGCTCATAGAGGTGGAAGTGACCAAACAAGCCCTGCAGAATGAACTAGAAAAAACCAAAGAG TCTCAAAAGAGAAGAGGAAGCAAGGACGTCCAGAAGAGTGACAAGAAAGCAGCACAGACTCCCACTGAG GAGGACAATGAGGACCTGAAGTGCCAACTAGCTTTCATCAAAGAGGAGGCTGTGCTTATGAGGAAGAAAACAGCCAAGATTGACAAGGAGAAGGACCGGCTAGAGCAAGAGCTGCAGAAATACCGCTCGTTCTATGGAGAACTTGACAGTACCCACCCAAAAGGGGAGGCTGGGGGGCCACCCACCACGCGTGAGTCAGAGCTGAAGCTACGCCTTCGGCTGGTGGAGGAGGAAGCCAACATCCTCGGGAGAAAGATAGTTGAGTTAGAG GTTGAGAACCGTGGCTTGAGGGCTGAGCTTGATGACCTCCGTGGAGAAGGAGAGAGCGGTGGAGGCTCGGGTTGTGGAGCGACAGGTGGGCCGGGCGCAGGCCGAGGCCTGGGGGATGATCTGACAGAGCTCAGACAACAGCTACAGCTGGTGGAGGACGAGGCAGAGCTCCTGAGGAGAAACCTGGCTGATGCTGAGGAACAGAACAAGAGGGTGACAGCTGAGCTGAACAAGTTACGCTTTAAAGCTGGCACTCATGAAGGAGGTGCCAggcatggaggaggaggaggagttacAGGAGGAGCAGGCATTGATGGAGCAAAGGCAGAAGCCCTCCAGGAGGAGCTGAAAGCTGCAAGACTGCAGATTAATGATCTAAGTGGCAAG GTTATGCAGCTGCAGTATGAGAACCGAGTGCTCCTCTCCAACATGCAACGCTACGATCTGGCTTCTCATCTCTCCCTGCGGCCGAGCCCACGGGACAGCGATGCAGAGAGCGATGCCGGTGGCACGACGAGTGGTCGCCGAGAGAGCGACGAGGACTCCACCTCATCCCGCCTGCTCCCTCCTCACCGCAAACGCGAGGGTCCTGTTGGTGGGGAAAGTGACTCAGATGAGGTGAGAAACAATAACGGCAGCAGTCGCTGCTTGACGCCCACCCGGGGCCTCTACACCCCTACTGGGCCAGAGGGCGCCGCCTCCTCCGCCTTATCCCGCTTCCTGCCTGGTGGCCGGTGCACCCTGCGTGAGCGGCAGCAGATGATAGACATCCGCGTGGAAGCAGAGAGGCTCGTTCGCACCATTGATAGGCTCATCGCCGATACTGCGGCCATCATCTCGGAGGCGAGGGTCTACGTTTCAAATGGCGACTTAATGTTCGGGAGGTCCGGCGAGGAGGGTGGGGAAGAAGATGGGAGCAGAATCAGGGAACATGAGCTGCTATATCGCATTAACGCCCAGATGAAAGCCTTTCGTAAGGAACTGCAGGCCTTCATAGACAGACTGGAAGTGCCGAAGCTAGAGGACAGGGAGTCAGAGGAGCCGCTGTCG ATGttccagccaatcattttactcATCCTCATACTCGTGTTATTCTCATCCCTCTCTTACGCCACCATCTTCAAGCTCGTCTTTCTTTTCactcttttctttgttctgtGA
- the LOC101477514 gene encoding very long chain fatty acid elongase 4 — protein sequence MEVVTHLVNDTVEFYKWSLTIADKRVQHWPMMSSPFPTLAISCLYLIFLWAGPKYMQDRQPYTLRKTLIVYNFSMVVLNFYIAKELLLASRAAGYSYLCQPVNYSNDVNEVRIASALWWYYISKGVEFLDTVFFILRKKFNQVSFLHVYHHCTMFILWWIGIKWVPGGQSFFGATINSSIHVLMYGYYGLAALGPQMQKYLWWKKYLTIIQMIQFHVTIGHAGHSLYTGCPFPCWMQWALIGYAVTFIILFANFYYHAYRRKPAFSRKGGKPITNGSSVVANGHSKVEEEEEDDEEDNGKRQKKGRAKRE from the exons ATGGAGGTTGTAACGCATCTTGTGAATGACACTGTAGAGTTTTACAAATGGAGCCTTACTATAGCAG ACAAGAGGGTTCAGCACTGGCCCATGATGTCCTCTCCCTTCCCTACTCTGGCTATCAGCTGCCTGTACTTGATCTTCCTGTGGGCAGGACCTAAATACATGCAAGATCGCCAGCCCTACACACTCAGGAAGACCCTCATAGTCTACAACTTCAGCATGGTGGTCCTCAACTTCTACATCGCCAAAGAG CTCCTACTAGCCTCCAGAGCAGCCGGGTACAGCTACCTCTGTCAGCCTGTAAACTACTCGAATGATGTCAATGAAGTCAGG ATAGCCTCGGCTCTTTGGTGGTACTACATCTCCAAAGGAGTGGAGTTCCTGGACACTGTCTTTTTCATACTGAGGAAGAAGTTCAACCAAGTCAGCTTCCTCCACGTCTACCATCACTGCACCATGTTCATCCTCTGGTGGATTGGAATCAAATGGGTTCCCGGTGGACAAT CATTTTTTGGTGCAACCATCAACTCTTCCATCCACGTCCTCATGTACGGGTACTATGGCTTGGCTGCCTTGGGACCTCAGATGCAGAAGTACCTCTGGTGGAAGAAATACCTCACCATTATCCAGATG ATCCAGTTCCACGTAACCATCGGCCACGCTGGCCACTCCCTCTACACCGGCTGTCCGTTCCCCTGCTGGATGCAGTGGGCTCTGATTGGCTACGCCGTCACCTTTATCATCCTCTTCGCCAACTTCTACTACCACGCTTATCGACGCAAGCCTGCCTTTTCTCGGAAAGGAGGGAAGCCCATAACAAACGGCTCCTCTGTGGTGGCTAACGGTCATAGCAaagtggaggaagaggaggaggacgatGAGGAGGACAACGGAAAGAGGCAAAAGAAAGGAAGAGCGAAAAGGGAGTAA